From the Nodularia sphaerocarpa UHCC 0038 genome, the window GGCTATAGCTCAAGAAGAGTTTCCCCTGGCTGTGTTTATTTCCGCAAGTCAGCGATTAGGATTAGAAACCTTACGCCAACGTCTTACCCAACTGATTCAATATGTTGTGGACGCTCGGTAATTTTATTGTTGGCGCGTAAACAGAAGGCGGTGCTAATGTCATCAACTCAGATTTGATGAACAGGCTCCGCTTTTTTGTTAATCAGAGCGCGGTTACAGCCAGTAAAATTAAGAAGTATTAAATCTAATTGAGGACGTTATGGCTGCCAACGTTGAAGTTTACACTTGGAGTACTTGCCCTTTTTGCATCCGTGCTAAAAGTTTGTTGAAGAAGAAAGGCGTTGATTTTACCGAATATTGCATTGATGGAGATGAAGCGGAACGGGCTAAAATGTCCGAAAGAGCTAATGGTAGACGCTCACTACCGCAAATTTTTATTAATGATTACCATGTTGGTGGTTGTGATGATATCCACGCTTTAGAAAGTGAAGGCAAGCTGGATGAATTACTAGCTTCTGGTGCATAGCGTGACACAGTGGAAAATGGGCTTTTTTTCACAGCCGTAATTGTGAAGTTTAATCATCAGGGGATAATCTAAAGTAATCTCAGAAATCCCCGTGATTGAGGCAACAAAGTGAAACTGGCTTTTATTATTGA encodes:
- the grxC gene encoding glutaredoxin 3; protein product: MAANVEVYTWSTCPFCIRAKSLLKKKGVDFTEYCIDGDEAERAKMSERANGRRSLPQIFINDYHVGGCDDIHALESEGKLDELLASGA